In the Endozoicomonas sp. SCSIO W0465 genome, CTCAATGCCAATAGAGCAATCATTTAACCCATGAACCCCTTCCCATTCACTAACCCCCGCATGCCAGCCGCGATGTACATGGCCATTCAGGCAGTCTACCAGCTCATAAATCTCACCATCAGTATCGATCACCAGATGTGAAGACACACAGGATTCGGGGTTCGTAAATATAGCCAGAGTATCTTTCAGGTCTACCGCTGTATAATGAATTACCAGATAATCCACAGGAATTAACCAGTCATCCCTGTTCGCAGTTTTTACCCTGTTGACATTCAAAGTCATAAGCAAGCAGCCAGATAGGTATCGATCAATTTATCATTGTCTGATTCTCCAGAGACTGCAAGCTGTCACAACGTAACGAGAAAGAAATTATTGGAGGATACACAATGGCCAAAGGGCTATTAAAGCACCGGGAGCGACAGAGTGCCCTGAGTCTGTTGGGAAAAGATCTGGCGCGCCGGGCAAAATCAAAATGTGAACTGTGTGAAGCCTCCGGAGTTCCGCTGTCCATCTATGAGGTAGAGCCCGTTCCCGGCGAGCCAGACTACGACCATTGTCTGATGCTTTGTGAAACCTGTAAAACGCAACTGGAGAATCCAAAGCACCTGGAGCCTAACCACTGGCGCTGCCTGACCAAAAGTATCTGGAGCCAGATACCCGCCGTTCAGGTGGTTTCTCTCAGGCAGTTGAGGAAATTATCGGCAAAACAGGATTGGGCGATTGAAGCACTGGAACAGGCATACATTGAGCCTGACATTGAGCAGTGGGCAGGCTCAGAGTAAGTAGCCAGAAATATTCGATTCCATATGGCCAGCTACTTAACAGTCAAGAAAGCTTTTCATCAAAAAAGCCCGGATTCTTGTTGGGAAGCATCCGGGCCTGATATTACCAT is a window encoding:
- a CDS encoding phnA protein gives rise to the protein MAKGLLKHRERQSALSLLGKDLARRAKSKCELCEASGVPLSIYEVEPVPGEPDYDHCLMLCETCKTQLENPKHLEPNHWRCLTKSIWSQIPAVQVVSLRQLRKLSAKQDWAIEALEQAYIEPDIEQWAGSE